A window of Candidatus Bathyarchaeota archaeon contains these coding sequences:
- a CDS encoding DUF5131 family protein, protein MPKKISVDPIEITDTWNPITGCLHGCYYCVAGDTLVLMSDLNWKEIKDVEVGDEILGFSEAPYSGKYWYFEYGKVIGKIKRKLPVYRLVTEVGEVKATSNHRWLIDRGRWRKTWQLMRWNHPLRFISKPTAPLKISQDYKAGYIFGLFDGDGTEGFHHRSEYWRVAMKDAESLIRLNKFLSYFDINLKIKKFNGGKGYSLNKIETWSKKVVKKINEIPRRNSKEFMRGYLGGIFDAEGSYSSKVLRISNYNEEFRNNIIKFASELGFTFIEEKSGCRLRGGIEEVLRFFSLTQPSIRRKKLISGAIKDFPTIEVIKVEKLDIMDVYDITTTTGTFFANGFASHNCWARSYAKRLASMGVEPYKSRVFEPAFAEWRLRQRIRDGRTFFVSDMGDMWGDWVPGEWIERVLEVVRSKPRARFFFLTKNPKRYLEYEDLFSDNVVLGATIETNRDYGLTRAPTPRERYEAMVQLNWPYKVVVVEPILDFDAEFIDWICEISPKMVYVGYDNYNNNLPEPKLAKTRMLLEALNSLTDLRVKTIRKAWHETQV, encoded by the coding sequence ATGCCCAAAAAGATCAGCGTCGACCCCATAGAGATAACTGACACATGGAATCCCATAACTGGCTGCCTTCATGGCTGTTATTACTGCGTTGCGGGAGACACCTTAGTTCTTATGTCCGATTTAAATTGGAAGGAAATAAAGGATGTAGAGGTTGGGGATGAAATCCTCGGTTTCAGCGAGGCTCCATATAGTGGCAAGTACTGGTATTTTGAGTATGGAAAAGTCATAGGTAAGATTAAACGAAAGCTGCCCGTTTATAGGCTGGTTACTGAGGTTGGTGAGGTGAAAGCTACGAGTAATCATCGTTGGCTCATTGATAGAGGTAGGTGGAGGAAAACATGGCAGTTGATGAGGTGGAATCATCCCCTCCGTTTCATCTCAAAGCCTACGGCTCCTTTAAAAATTTCTCAGGACTATAAAGCGGGATATATTTTCGGTTTATTTGACGGGGATGGCACGGAAGGTTTTCATCACAGAAGCGAGTATTGGAGAGTTGCTATGAAAGATGCTGAGAGTTTAATAAGGCTCAATAAATTTCTAAGCTACTTTGACATTAATTTGAAAATAAAGAAGTTTAATGGTGGAAAGGGATACTCACTTAATAAAATTGAAACATGGAGTAAAAAAGTAGTTAAAAAGATAAACGAAATACCAAGGAGAAATTCAAAGGAATTTATGCGTGGCTATTTGGGAGGAATCTTTGATGCTGAAGGTAGTTACTCTTCAAAGGTTTTAAGAATTTCGAACTATAATGAAGAGTTTAGAAATAATATAATTAAATTCGCTTCAGAACTAGGCTTCACATTCATTGAAGAAAAGAGTGGATGCAGATTAAGAGGTGGAATAGAAGAAGTGTTGAGATTCTTTTCATTAACTCAGCCTTCTATAAGAAGAAAGAAGCTAATTTCTGGAGCAATAAAGGATTTTCCTACCATTGAGGTTATTAAAGTTGAGAAGCTTGATATAATGGATGTATATGACATAACCACAACTACAGGGACATTCTTCGCCAATGGCTTTGCCTCTCATAACTGCTGGGCCAGGAGCTATGCGAAGAGGCTTGCGTCTATGGGTGTCGAACCTTATAAGTCTCGTGTCTTCGAGCCGGCGTTCGCGGAGTGGAGGCTTAGGCAGAGGATCCGGGATGGTAGAACCTTCTTCGTCTCGGATATGGGGGATATGTGGGGGGACTGGGTTCCAGGGGAGTGGATAGAGAGGGTGTTGGAGGTTGTGAGGTCGAAGCCGAGGGCGAGGTTCTTCTTCCTGACCAAGAACCCGAAGAGGTATCTGGAGTACGAGGACCTTTTCAGCGATAACGTGGTGCTGGGTGCGACCATAGAGACGAATAGGGATTATGGTTTGACGAGGGCCCCGACGCCCAGGGAGAGGTATGAGGCCATGGTCCAGCTCAACTGGCCATATAAGGTTGTGGTGGTGGAGCCCATCCTGGACTTCGACGCTGAGTTCATAGATTGGATATGCGAGATCTCGCCGAAGATGGTCTACGTGGGCTACGACAACTACAACAACAACCTCCCAGAGCCGAAGCTCGCAAAGACGAGGATGCTCCTGGAGGCCCTGAACAGCCTAACAGACCTGAGGGTGAAGACCATAAGAAAGGCCTGGCACGAAACCCAAGTTTGA
- a CDS encoding AbrB/MazE/SpoVT family DNA-binding domain-containing protein: MARYEKPDITVVSGKGQVVIPKRIRKKLGLEPKTRLLVYGFQDAVILKKLEVPDMAKELKEMYRKIDSRIAKYGELTDEEIDEVI; encoded by the coding sequence ATGGCTCGATACGAGAAACCCGATATTACAGTGGTCAGTGGTAAGGGTCAAGTAGTAATACCTAAGAGGATAAGAAAGAAGCTTGGCCTAGAACCAAAGACAAGGCTTCTGGTTTACGGTTTTCAAGACGCTGTGATATTGAAGAAGTTGGAGGTACCAGATATGGCAAAGGAGTTAAAGGAGATGTATAGAAAGATCGACTCTAGGATAGCCAAGTACGGCGAGCTGACCGACGAGGAGATAGACGAGGTGATCTAA
- a CDS encoding putative toxin-antitoxin system toxin component, PIN family: MRYIYEDDIIVFIRVLGVIAKIVSVRSKFRIIKDPPDYLILRTAKGGRANYIVSGDKHLLSLR; this comes from the coding sequence ATGAGATATATTTATGAGGATGATATAATCGTCTTCATTAGGGTTTTGGGAGTCATCGCTAAAATTGTCAGTGTAAGGTCTAAATTCAGGATTATAAAAGATCCTCCAGATTATTTGATACTGAGAACCGCCAAAGGCGGCAGAGCAAATTATATAGTATCAGGAGATAAACACCTACTTTCATTGAGATAA
- a CDS encoding type II toxin-antitoxin system VapC family toxin, with protein sequence MSLRVCVDSSVIVKWFRKGEEHEGEALRLRDEALSSKACPTMCEWVYLEVVRALVKAGYPKGKIVEAYKILREMAELGFIETVPVRDLLERAKELEIELNLYASDAVNLATAIINSENMLTEDKHLLRDDVRSYAEKLGLRIIRLKESYLKVN encoded by the coding sequence TTGAGCCTTAGAGTATGCGTTGACTCCTCTGTGATAGTGAAGTGGTTCAGAAAGGGGGAGGAGCACGAAGGGGAAGCGTTGAGGCTTAGAGATGAGGCCTTATCATCAAAGGCCTGCCCAACCATGTGTGAATGGGTTTACCTGGAGGTTGTGAGAGCCCTCGTAAAGGCTGGATACCCGAAGGGGAAGATAGTTGAAGCATATAAAATCCTAAGAGAAATGGCTGAATTGGGCTTTATCGAAACGGTGCCCGTACGAGATCTGCTTGAAAGGGCGAAAGAGCTTGAAATTGAACTGAACCTCTACGCCTCAGACGCGGTAAACCTGGCAACCGCCATCATAAACTCAGAGAATATGCTAACAGAGGATAAACACCTACTTAGAGATGATGTCAGAAGCTATGCTGAGAAGCTGGGTTTAAGAATAATAAGGCTTAAAGAATCTTACCTTAAAGTAAATTGA
- a CDS encoding PIN domain-containing protein gives MGEAPTAVVVDTYALMAKATSEITPKADAHLENVRVGRVRGIIHPLITYEFLLQFYKGRIPIFKTPIEALEFLERYFYTVEISNRIAMMASEIRFKSEKLVAEPERHLSTCDAITIAIAREWQSPILSGDKDLQIMAKEEQIKTIW, from the coding sequence TTGGGAGAAGCGCCTACAGCGGTAGTTGTGGATACATATGCCTTGATGGCGAAGGCTACCAGCGAGATAACCCCGAAGGCCGATGCACATCTTGAGAATGTCAGGGTAGGAAGGGTGAGGGGAATAATCCACCCACTAATCACCTATGAGTTCCTTCTACAATTCTATAAGGGCCGAATCCCAATCTTCAAAACTCCCATAGAGGCTCTAGAGTTTCTTGAGAGATATTTTTACACCGTTGAAATATCAAACCGGATAGCTATGATGGCATCGGAGATAAGATTCAAAAGTGAGAAATTAGTGGCAGAACCTGAAAGGCATCTCTCAACCTGCGATGCGATAACTATAGCCATAGCCAGAGAGTGGCAGTCCCCAATCCTATCAGGAGATAAGGATCTCCAGATCATGGCTAAAGAAGAGCAAATTAAGACTATATGGTGA
- a CDS encoding AbrB/MazE/SpoVT family DNA-binding domain-containing protein, whose product MTNMKVRVGSRGTIVVPKEVRVESGIREGDVLEVSVREGAIILMKDRTWERFHGCARGLTTVEDVERELDEDEGAWEKRLQR is encoded by the coding sequence ATGACGAATATGAAGGTAAGGGTTGGCTCTAGGGGAACGATAGTTGTTCCGAAGGAGGTTAGGGTGGAGAGTGGCATCAGGGAGGGGGATGTCCTGGAGGTTTCTGTTAGGGAGGGGGCTATTATTTTGATGAAGGATAGGACCTGGGAGAGGTTTCATGGCTGTGCGAGGGGATTAACCACAGTTGAGGATGTTGAAAGGGAATTGGATGAGGATGAAGGGGCTTGGGAGAAGCGCCTACAGCGGTAG
- a CDS encoding OsmC family protein, which translates to MSVVVTRLEGMKFKAEADGLEVVSGRVKEGAPLEGMTPGRLLTASLGLCTAMTIAGYCTERGIRADDLRVVVTAKTDKALGRAVAFDVEINMGGPLSEEERKGVLEAAKGCYVGKTLSGSPSITHRLVVN; encoded by the coding sequence ATGAGCGTCGTTGTGACTAGGCTGGAAGGGATGAAGTTTAAGGCTGAGGCAGACGGCCTTGAGGTGGTCTCTGGGAGGGTTAAGGAGGGGGCGCCCCTGGAGGGGATGACCCCGGGGAGGCTATTGACAGCCTCTCTAGGGCTCTGCACGGCCATGACCATAGCGGGCTACTGCACGGAGAGGGGGATAAGGGCCGATGACCTCAGGGTTGTCGTGACCGCGAAGACCGATAAGGCCCTGGGCAGGGCTGTTGCCTTCGATGTGGAGATAAACATGGGTGGACCCCTCAGCGAGGAAGAGAGGAAGGGGGTTCTTGAGGCCGCTAAAGGCTGCTATGTAGGGAAGACATTAAGCGGTTCACCGAGCATCACTCATAGACTTGTCGTGAATTGA
- a CDS encoding glycosyltransferase, which translates to MDMALPLMHFLLSLLLLPHGYNCFLLLFGALRYRVGGGRPIINHPMVTVQLPIYNERYVVSRLLRSVAELHWPRDKLEILVLDDSNDETSLIIDSEVARLRSEGLNIHVLRRRDRKGFKAGALQNALKHTHGKYIAIFDADFTPPPDFLERVVTHLEEDPRLGFVQARLGHLNRGYNGVTEMISLAIDGHFMVEQAGREAMSMVINFNGSGGVLRTEAVLDVGGWRPEMLTEDLDMSYRMRIRGWGSRYLRDVVVPGEVPINIVDFKNQQSRWAVGSLQCARRLLGDVWRSSHLTLGQKLESTLHLTNYLIFPLMMITIILLVLLLILNRAPSPLFQTPFSILFSIGALGASTLYSSTIILQDMSLKEKLPYLGLLAAVGVGLSAHLTISMMKGLLSKRLEFKTTPKYNIDEGGKRISKISKPIGRLPLPETVMTLLTIIGMILAVKNQILPVLSTLFIYLIGYSTVIYYSTSRQKIS; encoded by the coding sequence TTGGATATGGCCCTCCCCCTAATGCATTTCCTCCTTTCCCTCCTTCTATTGCCCCATGGATACAACTGTTTCCTCCTCCTCTTCGGCGCTTTGAGGTACCGGGTTGGGGGAGGGAGGCCGATAATAAACCATCCGATGGTAACCGTTCAGCTCCCCATCTACAACGAGAGATACGTCGTATCCAGGCTGCTTAGGTCGGTGGCGGAGCTCCATTGGCCGAGAGACAAGCTTGAGATCCTAGTCCTCGACGACAGCAATGATGAGACCTCACTCATAATAGACTCCGAGGTTGCTAGGCTCAGGTCTGAGGGCCTGAACATCCATGTCCTGAGGAGGAGGGACAGGAAGGGCTTCAAGGCAGGGGCCCTCCAGAACGCCCTAAAACACACCCATGGAAAGTACATAGCCATATTCGATGCAGACTTCACGCCTCCACCGGACTTCCTTGAGAGGGTTGTCACCCACCTCGAGGAGGATCCTAGGCTTGGCTTCGTCCAGGCCAGGCTGGGCCACCTCAACCGGGGCTATAATGGGGTGACGGAGATGATCTCCCTCGCCATAGACGGCCACTTCATGGTGGAGCAGGCGGGGAGGGAGGCCATGTCCATGGTGATAAACTTCAACGGGTCCGGGGGCGTCCTGAGGACTGAGGCGGTGCTGGATGTGGGGGGTTGGCGCCCCGAGATGCTCACCGAGGACCTGGACATGAGCTACAGGATGAGGATAAGGGGTTGGGGGTCTAGGTATCTTAGGGATGTGGTCGTCCCAGGGGAGGTACCCATAAACATAGTGGACTTCAAGAACCAGCAGTCGAGGTGGGCGGTGGGCAGCCTCCAGTGCGCCAGGAGGCTTCTTGGGGATGTCTGGAGGTCGTCGCACCTAACCCTAGGCCAGAAGCTCGAGTCAACACTCCACCTGACAAACTACTTGATCTTCCCCCTCATGATGATAACCATCATCCTACTGGTCCTCCTCCTCATCCTGAACAGGGCTCCGAGCCCCCTCTTCCAGACGCCCTTCAGCATCCTCTTCTCCATAGGGGCATTGGGAGCCTCAACACTATACTCCTCAACCATCATACTTCAAGATATGAGCCTAAAGGAAAAACTGCCCTACCTGGGTCTCTTGGCAGCCGTCGGCGTGGGCCTATCAGCCCACCTCACCATATCAATGATGAAGGGCCTCCTCTCGAAGAGGCTTGAGTTCAAGACAACGCCCAAATACAATATAGATGAGGGGGGAAAGAGGATATCGAAAATATCCAAACCCATCGGGAGGTTGCCCCTCCCGGAGACGGTTATGACATTGCTAACTATTATCGGGATGATCCTTGCTGTAAAGAACCAGATCCTACCTGTGCTATCAACCCTATTCATCTACCTAATAGGATACTCCACGGTAATATACTATTCAACATCAAGACAGAAAATATCATAG